Genomic DNA from Paramisgurnus dabryanus chromosome 11, PD_genome_1.1, whole genome shotgun sequence:
TTCTGTGATTATGAGTGATAATCAATGAGAGTAATTTAagagaaaaaaatctgaattaaTTTTAATCTGAAAATCCTCAGGCAAGTTATGAAAAGACATCAagaacattattattattatacaacgAATATAATAATTCCAGGTCCAAAGGTATCAACAGTGAATCTTTCATCAGCACACAAACAGCTCGCATATTAGATTACACTGAGGTTTCAACTGACCGCGATAAACAAATGATCTTGAATCTTAATACGACTGTAATCTTACCCGGATGACTGTCAGGCCATTTAGCAAAACCGCCCACCAAACGGTCCTGCGTAGACAGAATGTAGTTCCGGTTCTTTTCAAAGTTTGTATATTGGAAGACATCTAAGAGCTGAGGACAGCGAGAAAAGGTGTTAAAGTTGTGCGATGAGAAAACACAGCCTAGTCTGGTTTAATCCTAAACATGGTTGTTGTCACAAATGCTTAAGGTAGTTGTGCTAAAAACAAACAGCGTGCAAACGTGTTTTGATTTCACCGCGGTCACTTTTGGTGTGAACAGACTCATTATGTGTCACTGGACAACTCCAAACAAGACATGTTAACGGTGTGGTGTAAGTTACATGAAAACAGTGGTAAACTATGTGTGTGAACCAGTGTACCTCCAGCGTCGCGCCCACCCAAAACGAGTAACAGGTGTCCACAGGTTTGTTGGGACGCCCGTGGAAGCCGTTCTGCTGTCTCAGGATACACCAGCGTCGTATGCGTCTCATTTCTCCCTCACTGAACACTTCCTGTAATTTTCCCATCAGACACAGAGAAGCAATGGCACAAAACGTTGAGCCACCTGACACACACAGAAAGTCGCAGTTAGCATTTCTCACAACGCTTCATCTGGAACTACAGGAGTAGTCAACCTcactgtgtgtatgtgtgaaatCTCCTATCACAATTGTATCTTACTTACCATGAGACTCAAGTCCAGACCCTTGACCAATCCCACCATCATATGACTGAACaataaacatacaaacaaaatgaagatATTAGCAGCTGACTTAAAATATCTTGTAAATGTGATGACTGAGAACGAAGCCTACAAGTAAAAGGATCATTCACTACAAATGTTGGTGTGTGGATAAGAGAGAAACTACAGCATACAGAAACGACAGCAgtcaaatgaattaaatcgcTGCTTCTCTGTACTTGACCTTTGACATCAGCTGACCCCTCTCTGCTGAGTGTTATGAGGATACATACACAACTTTAAGTGAATCAAGTAGAAATGCTtctgcacagcagcacaaaCAACATGCGTCATCAATACCTCTGCTAGGAAGAACGGATGAACGGACAGACGGACGAGTGTGGACTCACTGTGCTTCTCCTGATGTAATCTATGGCTTTCTGGCGGTCCATACCAGACCAATCGTCCAGCATGTAACAGATACAGGCGGCACAGTAAACAAATCTCATGTCGTTCTCGCTTCCTTCTGGAACAGCATAAAAACTGCAAACACAAAACAAGACTTTTTTATTTACAGCACCTAAACTTCAGTGTCGTGTCCTGACAATTACTCACAGCATGAAAGTGCAGTAAGCCAGATTAAAACTACACAGAGAGACGTACCTGCCGTCCTCTAACTGCAGCGCTTTTAAACCAATCAAACAAGCCTCTTTATTAACCCGACTCAGATCGTCACCTAGAATAACAAGACACGCCAGTCCAGTGTAGGTCATCGCCACGTGACCGCTGTCATACGCATGAGGAGTACTTGGACCCTGCTAAGAGACATCACTTAAGTCACGTGCACAATTTACAATGAGAGTCACCGGTGCCATCTGCTGCGGGCACAACAAGCAGAAAATGATTCATACCTTTGAGTTATTGTAAGGAACACCGATGTGCGAGGAACCGCGAAACCCACAGCGCCCAAGATTACATCCTGATGTTGAACCAGAGAGAGAAACCCAACTGAAGACATTTCACCATAATAACAACACAACATAGCAAATGTCTGAAACGCACACAATGCCTTGCAAGGTTTTTGTCATGTGAGCAATTGCTTTCATATCACTGACTTTACAATCAATTATTATATAGTGACATTAGATTTATGTTGGGAAATATTTCAAAGAAAAAACTGAAATCTATCACTGGCATAAGTATTCACCCCCTGTGCTGTGAAAGCTCTTCATTCACACACAGATGAAAGAAATTTGCCTAACAAGGAGACATTTACCATTTACCACAGGCATTATTCAATTATTCAACTTTGTCATTGTGAGAGATGCCAACAGCTACAGAGTTTAGTGGCACAGTAAGTGTGTGATCTGTGCACCATTCAAATATTTACACACACGTGGCTTTTATGGGAGGGTGCCAAGAAAAAATCCTGAAATAGCAGCACATCTGGGCCTGCATTTTTAAAGCGTCTTATAATCCTCTGTGAGAGCTCCTAATTTAGCTTAAAAAACTTTGTAGATCGTAGATTAAGATCGATGTAGGACCAATCTGAGAGCAACTTTGAGCAATGAAAATACAATAACTTTGATCTTAGTGAGGAGGCGGGGCTGACCCCGTTACTACGTACAACACAGTCTTATGAAGACTGTGATTGGTTGGTTGTCCAAGACGGAAGAAAAAGGGTCTATTATAAGCCACCAGTGTGACGGcttataatatataaatttttatgtACCATGCTGGTAATGTCATATTTGATATTAGGAAATAAACAGTTGCTGGGTTCTGTAAGTTCATGTGATCACTTCTGTCTGTAAAAGACCCAAATCATCTCTGCTGCTTTTTCTAGTTATTGAATCTGTTACTGTAGTTAATGTAGTGATTACTTTTAAATTCAGGCGCAATGGCATTTCTGCACTGTGTTGGAGATGTTAGCGTGTCTCTAATAAAATCATTCACAAACATGATCCCTGCACAATCTCATGTCTTGTGTTTTATTAACTCACTGTCATGCACTGTTTGCAACACTTATTGTTTCCCTCTTCATGTTTTGTCCACTTTCCCTGCTGCTAGAGAAACTCTTATACGTCCTTGTCGATACTCCTAATAATTTTGGACCTTACGACCTCTTTTAAGGGTTAGAATGCTTTCTGAAtgacttttttctttaatttttagGGGAAACGCAAACATTTCTAAGAATTTTCGTTCCGGTGTGTTCCGGCCCTCCAGgttaagatttgaatagccctgggtTAGGGTGACCCAACAGTTGCATTGTGGAAAAAAGTTTTATGAAACGGAGATGTTGTGTGTGGCACAAACCTAAAACTTCTCATGCCAGAAGGCACAGCATCCCTACAGTAAAGTCTGGTGGTGGCAGCATCATGCTGTGGTAACCCTAACTCATCAGAGAGGAACAGGCATCTCGTGAGAACTGAAGGAGGAATAAATGTATCAAAATATAGAAAGATATAGCAAAAGAatctaataaaacagacaaaaattAAGTCCTTCGGAAAAGAGTATGGGTGTACACTGACATCCTGGCCAAatttgcccattggcctaccaATCGTCCCCATATAAACTGATTGGCAAGCTCGCTCTGGCATCGTACACACTGTAAACTGTCAGGACAGGAGGAACAACTCCTCTAAATGTTCGTTCCCTGTGAGTATGGAACAAGACGcactcccgaaaatgtgatgattgaaaCAGTGGTAACCATAataattttatcatttaaagcTTTGACCTAAATAATAACACAGCAACAAACCTCCGTCTTGGAATTGTGTGTTGTATGCATTTGTTGtatgaagcgatcaagtttttggtgtaaTAAGCTGGTACATATACGCTTAGGGTTAAATACTTCTGCAAGCACAGGGTTTCAGTTTTtggtttttataaaaatacttcCTAACATAACTCCACTGTTACCTTTTAATTATTAATCAATGCATTCAGTGTTTTAGAATACAATTTAAAACAGAATGACATTTTACCATTTCAGTAATATGAAAATAGTTTTAATAGTTTGCAAGACACTGTATACAAGATTTATTACAGATGACTTACCATCATCTGTGGGAAGAACTTGAAGTGAATAAATCCACTCAATTAAACTGGGTTTGTCTACAACATCCAAGGCATCAAGAACATCAAGACCCGACAGAGCAAAAAAAACAATCGTCAACCTGCAAATGAGGAGCACAAACTTAACCCACTAGACAAGGACATACATCTTTATTTACTCTTAACATCACTGCCGTCATTAAAACAGTTTAATCTGTGCTGCTTCTTGCCGTGCACCCCTCTCATATATTTAcaagtagggctgggtatcgattcagatgttccaaatcgattcgatttcgattcacaagctatcaaatcgattagattctcgattaaattttcgattccggttctcaggtaggtttttatactcgattctcgattcaactcaatgaatgtAGATTTAATtcacatactatattaataaaaaagaacaatgaacagcagtttacaagtgggtaattaataaaaagaaattaaaagccacaacacgtcttgcttgcgaaatctaaaatgcttccattcctccggtcaatgtttgcggaaataaatatggaaaaaaaaattttatcgaccacgttttaaaaaacgattaatagaaaaatcgatttttttttgcccagccctatttaCAAGAGAATAACATCCCTtgtggccccccaaagaaattCATgacaaaactttattaaaaatctTAAACTCAGAAATTGATCTAAACTAAACATATTACATGACACAATGTATtgttgttggttagtagcccTATTTCTCTGAGGTTTAATTATAAAgattttatgataaattaatgtcttttataaaatgtcataactACCTCCCAGACATAGTTTACATTAAGTCAGGAGTAAATTCAGACATTTAAGAAAAACCTTACTGGTGAGTAACAGTTCAAATTACTCACGGTTCGGTGTGTGTCACGGTTTTAGGGTCACGGTTTCAGGGTCACAGTTTCAGTACGTTTTAGTGTTTGTATGTTTACGGGGATAAAAAGGCTACTGACGCTttgagaagctacggtagctgccaaaggacaaacatgttgttgttTAAGACAAAATACAGTAGTGCCAAAACGcaatttgtccatttagggctaccgTAAAAACattggtggcacaaaatggcgacttccatgcaaggggacccgcagtgtacgtagataaaaacgtcttattcttaggtaataaacacataacagtttataatgtaaggtctttatacaccgcTGATAATATTGTTATGTAGAttgtattgcatttctgtcaagagatccttataaattttacacactgcacctttaagatcTGTCAGAGCAAGTTGATTTTAGTTAAAACAGCTCAAACGAGCATTTTAGTCTTGAACAATTTTCAGACTTGaaatttttctttgaatctgAGATAGATTGGTTAATCACAAGACAAAACCTGGTTGATGATCATTGCCGCTTTCAATTGAAGAAACATCTTTAGTTTACACTTGACAAATCTTTCACCATCATTAGTTTGCTGTTCGCTTCAACAGatacaaatgtaaatgttgctGGCACCGCCACAATGGTCCACGTGAGAATGAGCCAAAAAAAAAAGGACAtaaatgtttgcatttctcAACCGACTTTAATCTACATTATGATCTGATTGTGTTTACAAAAGAAACTTTAAAAACGCACGCCTGTCTTTTTCTCAGGTAATTCT
This window encodes:
- the pggt1b gene encoding geranylgeranyl transferase type-1 subunit beta isoform X2, which encodes MMADFDQIDFLRERHVRFFLRCLDVLPERYAPYETSRLTIVFFALSGLDVLDALDVVDKPSLIEWIYSLQVLPTDDGCNLGRCGFRGSSHIGVPYNNSKGPSTPHAYDSGHVAMTYTGLACLVILGDDLSRVNKEACLIGLKALQLEDGSFYAVPEGSENDMRFVYCAACICYMLDDWSGMDRQKAIDYIRRSTSYDGGIGQGSGLESHGGSTFCAIASLCLMGKLQEVFSEGEMRRIRRWCILRQQNGFHGRPNKPVDTCYSFWVGATLELLDVFQYTNFEKNRNYILSTQDRLVGGFAKWPDSHPDPLHTYFGICGLSLLGEEDLRKVHPALNISDRAFDSLRRLHTIWRTNST
- the pggt1b gene encoding geranylgeranyl transferase type-1 subunit beta isoform X1 — encoded protein: MMADFDQIDFLRERHVRFFLRCLDVLPERYAPYETSRLTIVFFALSGLDVLDALDVVDKPSLIEWIYSLQVLPTDDGCNLGRCGFRGSSHIGVPYNNSKQGPSTPHAYDSGHVAMTYTGLACLVILGDDLSRVNKEACLIGLKALQLEDGSFYAVPEGSENDMRFVYCAACICYMLDDWSGMDRQKAIDYIRRSTSYDGGIGQGSGLESHGGSTFCAIASLCLMGKLQEVFSEGEMRRIRRWCILRQQNGFHGRPNKPVDTCYSFWVGATLELLDVFQYTNFEKNRNYILSTQDRLVGGFAKWPDSHPDPLHTYFGICGLSLLGEEDLRKVHPALNISDRAFDSLRRLHTIWRTNST